From Candidatus Sphingomonas colombiensis, one genomic window encodes:
- a CDS encoding PQQ-binding-like beta-propeller repeat protein yields MKKVLAAPLVIAALVGLSGCGIFKGHGPKKTPTLGERIPILVSENGAAVDPSLSAVAVTLPPAAPNDAWAQPGGNASKNMGNLALAASPTRAWSARIDGGSNRQRLGAAPVIADNKLFVVDVDAVVHAFRADTGASLWTTAMATGKKNTAARFGGGVSFEDGKVFATDGLGDVVAMNAADGAILWRAKPGGPLRGAPTVANGQVYVLSQDNQLFALGEADGKVVWAESGSLESQGVFGVAAPAAAAGTVIAGFSSGELNAYRYENGRTLWQDALSRTSMSTSVSSLADIDADPVIADGRVYAVGQGGRMVALEISTGQRLWEQNLAGTSTPWLAGEWLFVITDDARLICLSRANGKVRWISQLRGYKNVKKKSGPYVWFGPVLAGDKLWLTNTRGEIVGVSPSDGSVVTTIQQGAELGLPPVVANSTLYVVDQKGRLTAYR; encoded by the coding sequence ATGAAGAAGGTTTTGGCTGCGCCGCTGGTGATTGCCGCGCTTGTGGGTTTGAGTGGCTGCGGGATTTTCAAGGGCCATGGCCCGAAGAAGACCCCGACGCTGGGTGAACGTATCCCGATTCTGGTTTCCGAAAACGGTGCCGCAGTCGACCCGTCGCTTTCTGCGGTGGCGGTCACGCTACCGCCGGCCGCGCCGAACGACGCCTGGGCGCAGCCCGGCGGCAACGCATCCAAGAATATGGGCAACCTCGCGCTTGCCGCGTCCCCGACGCGGGCGTGGTCCGCGCGGATCGATGGTGGGTCCAATCGGCAGCGGCTGGGCGCGGCGCCGGTGATCGCTGACAACAAACTGTTCGTGGTCGATGTCGATGCCGTGGTTCACGCGTTTCGAGCGGATACCGGGGCGTCGCTGTGGACCACGGCCATGGCGACCGGCAAGAAAAACACTGCGGCGCGCTTCGGCGGCGGTGTCAGCTTTGAGGATGGCAAGGTCTTTGCCACCGATGGTCTTGGCGATGTGGTGGCGATGAACGCCGCCGACGGCGCGATCCTGTGGCGCGCGAAGCCGGGTGGCCCGCTGCGCGGCGCACCGACCGTCGCAAACGGCCAGGTCTATGTACTGAGCCAGGACAATCAGTTGTTCGCGCTCGGTGAAGCGGACGGCAAGGTCGTTTGGGCTGAATCCGGCAGCCTCGAGTCGCAAGGCGTATTCGGTGTTGCCGCGCCGGCTGCTGCTGCTGGAACGGTCATCGCGGGCTTCTCCTCCGGCGAACTGAACGCCTATCGTTACGAGAATGGCCGCACCCTGTGGCAGGACGCGCTTTCGCGCACCTCGATGTCCACCTCGGTTTCCAGTCTCGCCGATATCGATGCCGATCCGGTGATCGCCGATGGTCGCGTCTATGCCGTCGGGCAGGGCGGACGCATGGTCGCGCTGGAGATTTCCACCGGCCAGCGGCTGTGGGAACAGAATCTCGCCGGCACTTCCACGCCATGGCTGGCGGGCGAGTGGCTGTTCGTCATCACCGATGATGCGCGGCTGATCTGCCTGTCGCGCGCCAACGGCAAGGTACGCTGGATCTCGCAGCTGCGCGGCTACAAGAACGTCAAGAAGAAGTCCGGGCCCTATGTCTGGTTCGGGCCGGTGCTGGCGGGCGACAAATTGTGGCTCACCAATACGCGTGGCGAAATCGTCGGCGTCTCGCCCAGCGATGGCAGTGTCGTGACGACGATCCAGCAGGGCGCGGAGCTTGGTTTGCCGCCGGTCGTGGCCAATTCCACACTCTATGTTGTCGATCAGAAGGGTCGATTGACCGCGTATAGGTGA
- a CDS encoding Hpt domain-containing protein codes for MAVESSTLVDWNIFARARTELGAGFIRILGYFREDGVKSVAAIERAAQNQNAAAMVIPAHTLKGESLQFGAEPLAALAESIELAARYCVETRDAPTGLIEEIVKLRPLFDQTLTLLEHEANPLVERRPGGFGRRGGLSGFGHE; via the coding sequence GTGGCGGTCGAAAGCTCCACGCTGGTCGATTGGAACATATTCGCACGCGCGCGCACCGAATTGGGCGCGGGCTTCATCCGCATTCTCGGCTACTTTCGCGAAGACGGGGTAAAATCCGTCGCCGCGATCGAGCGCGCCGCGCAAAATCAGAATGCTGCCGCGATGGTGATCCCGGCGCATACCCTGAAGGGTGAATCGCTACAATTCGGTGCGGAACCGCTCGCCGCACTGGCCGAATCGATCGAGCTTGCCGCGCGTTATTGCGTTGAAACGCGCGACGCGCCGACAGGGCTGATCGAGGAAATCGTGAAATTGCGGCCGTTGTTCGATCAGACGCTTACCCTGCTCGAGCATGAAGCCAATCCACTGGTCGAGCGGCGCCCGGGAGGGTTCGGTCGTCGTGGCGGGTTGAGCGGATTCGGCCACGAATAG
- the panB gene encoding 3-methyl-2-oxobutanoate hydroxymethyltransferase yields the protein MSTTFTIDSSTSRATPVSAPMKRVTVPAVRKRKGREPLVMLTAYTVRTAQLLDPHCDLLLVGDSLGQVIYGLPSTVPVTLDMMAAHGAAVVRGSYHAMVVVDMPFGSYEASPEKAFESAAWLLKQTGAAAVKLEGGVAMAPTVKFLVDRGIPVMGHVGLTPQAVNVLGGYGARGRTQEEAAKIIDDGQAIDRAGAFSLVVEGVIEPIAIELTRSIDCPTIGIGASAHCDGQVLVTEDMLGMFERTPRFVKRYGDMAGFIAERAEAYAGEVRNRAFPGVEQTYQPK from the coding sequence ATGTCCACGACTTTCACCATCGACAGTTCCACCAGCCGCGCGACCCCGGTTTCCGCGCCGATGAAGCGCGTCACCGTGCCCGCGGTGCGCAAGCGCAAGGGGCGGGAGCCGCTGGTCATGCTCACCGCTTATACCGTGCGTACCGCGCAGCTGCTCGATCCGCATTGCGATCTGCTGCTGGTCGGCGACAGCCTGGGGCAGGTGATCTACGGTCTTCCCTCCACCGTACCCGTAACACTGGACATGATGGCCGCGCACGGCGCGGCGGTCGTGCGGGGCAGCTATCACGCAATGGTAGTCGTCGACATGCCCTTCGGCAGCTATGAAGCCTCGCCCGAAAAGGCATTTGAGAGCGCGGCGTGGCTGCTAAAGCAGACCGGCGCGGCGGCGGTGAAGCTGGAAGGCGGCGTGGCGATGGCGCCGACCGTCAAGTTCCTCGTCGATCGCGGCATCCCGGTGATGGGTCATGTCGGCCTGACGCCGCAGGCTGTAAACGTACTCGGCGGCTATGGCGCGCGCGGCCGGACGCAGGAAGAAGCCGCGAAAATCATCGATGACGGGCAGGCGATCGATCGCGCGGGCGCTTTCTCGCTGGTGGTGGAGGGCGTAATCGAGCCGATCGCGATCGAACTCACCCGTTCGATCGATTGCCCGACGATCGGCATCGGCGCATCGGCGCATTGCGACGGGCAGGTGCTGGTTACCGAGGACATGCTCGGTATGTTCGAGCGCACGCCGCGTTTCGTGAAGCGCTATGGAGACATGGCGGGGTTCATCGCCGAGCGCGCCGAAGCTTATGCCGGCGAGGTCCGCAACCGCGCCTTTCCCGGCGTGGAACAGACCTATCAGCCGAAATAG
- the der gene encoding ribosome biogenesis GTPase Der, with amino-acid sequence MPLPTVAIVGRPNVGKSTLFNRLVGKKLALVDDRPGVTRDRREGDAHLLGLDFRVVDTAGYEDQDPDTLPGRMRRQTEAAVKIADVALFIVDARAGIVPLDEEIARWLRGSTTPIVLVANKAEGRAGEQGILESLSLGFGDPVQLSAEHGEGIADLFEALLPHLESEGEDEPFVADEDEQSDEDRLNAPLQLAIVGRPNAGKSTLVNRMLGEDRMITGPEAGITRDSIAIDWEWQGPDGPRQVRLIDTAGMRKRAKVQDKLEKLSVADALHAVDFAEVVVLLLDATLGLEAQDLRIADKVLSEGRALIIALNKWDVAADPSSLFNGVRKALEDGLSQVKGVPLLTVSAVTGRGIDQLIGAAFQTRAAWSRRVGTGELNRWFERAIEANPPPAPGGKRIKMRYVTQVKTRPPSFVIFGTRVDQLPASYERYLTNSMRRDLDFGAVPIRLSLRAARNPYAKD; translated from the coding sequence ATGCCGCTTCCAACTGTAGCGATCGTCGGCCGACCAAATGTCGGAAAATCGACCCTGTTCAACCGCCTCGTCGGCAAGAAGCTGGCGTTGGTAGACGACCGTCCGGGCGTCACGCGAGATCGGCGCGAGGGCGACGCGCACCTGCTCGGGCTCGATTTCCGCGTCGTCGATACGGCGGGCTATGAGGATCAGGATCCCGATACGCTCCCCGGCCGGATGCGCCGCCAGACCGAAGCGGCGGTGAAGATCGCGGACGTCGCGCTGTTCATCGTCGACGCACGCGCCGGGATCGTCCCGCTTGATGAGGAAATCGCGCGCTGGCTGCGTGGATCGACCACGCCGATCGTCCTGGTCGCCAACAAGGCCGAAGGGCGCGCAGGCGAGCAGGGTATCCTTGAATCGCTCTCGCTCGGCTTTGGCGATCCCGTGCAGCTTTCTGCCGAGCATGGCGAAGGCATCGCCGATTTGTTCGAGGCGCTGCTGCCGCATCTGGAAAGCGAAGGGGAAGACGAGCCCTTCGTCGCGGACGAGGACGAGCAATCGGATGAGGATCGGCTCAACGCGCCGCTCCAGCTTGCCATCGTCGGGCGCCCCAATGCGGGCAAGTCCACCCTGGTCAATCGGATGCTGGGTGAGGATCGCATGATCACGGGCCCGGAGGCGGGCATTACGCGCGATTCAATCGCGATCGACTGGGAATGGCAGGGCCCGGATGGCCCCCGTCAGGTGCGGTTGATCGACACCGCCGGGATGCGCAAGCGCGCCAAGGTGCAGGACAAGCTGGAGAAACTGTCCGTCGCGGACGCGCTCCACGCGGTCGACTTCGCCGAAGTGGTTGTCCTGCTGCTAGACGCCACGCTGGGGCTGGAGGCGCAGGATCTGCGGATTGCAGACAAGGTGCTATCCGAGGGCCGCGCCCTCATCATCGCGCTCAACAAATGGGATGTCGCGGCCGATCCCTCGTCGTTGTTCAACGGCGTGCGCAAGGCGCTGGAGGACGGGTTGAGCCAGGTGAAGGGCGTGCCTTTGCTCACTGTGTCGGCGGTGACGGGGCGGGGCATCGATCAGCTGATCGGGGCCGCGTTCCAGACGCGTGCGGCATGGTCGCGCCGGGTCGGTACCGGCGAGCTGAATCGCTGGTTCGAGCGTGCGATCGAGGCGAATCCTCCGCCGGCGCCGGGCGGCAAGCGGATCAAGATGCGCTATGTGACGCAGGTGAAGACACGCCCGCCAAGCTTCGTGATCTTCGGCACTCGGGTTGATCAACTACCGGCCAGCTATGAGCGCTATCTGACGAACAGCATGCGTCGCGATCTCGATTTCGGGGCGGTGCCGATTCGTCTGTCGTTGCGTGCTGCGCGCAACCCTTACGCGAAGGACTGA
- the bfr gene encoding bacterioferritin has protein sequence MKGDARVIELLNETLKNELTAINQYWLHYRMLDHWGVKKLAEFERHESIDEMKHADWLAERILFLDGLPNFQLLGRLRIGETVEEVLKADLALEEEAVAQLKGAIAYCEEVKDYVSRDLFTKILESEEEHVDTLERQFDMIERMGIQNYIQLNAKSEHDG, from the coding sequence ATGAAGGGCGACGCGCGCGTCATCGAATTGCTCAACGAGACGCTCAAGAACGAGCTGACCGCGATCAATCAATATTGGTTACACTATCGCATGCTCGATCACTGGGGCGTCAAGAAACTCGCCGAGTTCGAACGCCACGAATCGATCGACGAGATGAAGCACGCCGACTGGCTGGCGGAGCGCATTCTGTTCCTCGATGGTCTGCCCAATTTTCAGCTGCTCGGCCGCCTTCGCATCGGCGAAACCGTTGAGGAAGTGCTGAAGGCCGATCTCGCGCTGGAAGAAGAGGCCGTCGCCCAACTCAAGGGTGCGATCGCTTATTGCGAGGAAGTGAAGGATTACGTCAGCCGCGATCTGTTCACCAAGATCCTCGAAAGCGAGGAAGAGCATGTCGACACGCTGGAGCGCCAGTTCGACATGATCGAGCGTATGGGGATCCAGAATTATATTCAGCTCAACGCCAAGAGTGAGCACGACGGCTGA
- a CDS encoding DUF418 domain-containing protein, which translates to MTPFSGATPPPPRIATLDAVRGIAVMGILLLNIISFALPGYAYVDPNFAGSATGANWWSWAIVFVFADGKMRGLFTMLFGASTLLIAERAMENGAHPARVHYARMASLFAIGLIHAYLIWAGDILTLYALCGALVFAVWRWPARLLVGVAGALLLWQLAFGVLGYVDTRRFEAIAGAPEASETVRTQWASYRAALVPAHPSAAQEIATYRGDWRTIAHARARDAFYLETRVMPSMLPDTLGLMLLGMALFHTGFFSGTWSRRAYWGVAIGGYAFTIPLYIALAGWLTRTRFDPIVMILSEPLHLALLRPWQSMAHAALVILLVTSGRIGWLTTRISAAGRMAFSNYLATSVICTFLFYGYGLGWFGRLERWQLYPVVLAVWIAMLSWSRPWLERFAYGPCEWLWRSMARGRWQPFRRRA; encoded by the coding sequence GTGACCCCCTTCTCCGGCGCGACGCCACCGCCGCCACGCATCGCGACGCTGGATGCGGTGCGCGGCATCGCGGTGATGGGCATTTTGCTGCTCAACATCATCTCCTTCGCACTTCCCGGCTACGCTTATGTCGATCCCAATTTTGCCGGCAGCGCGACGGGGGCCAATTGGTGGAGCTGGGCGATCGTCTTCGTGTTCGCGGATGGCAAGATGCGCGGCCTGTTCACCATGTTGTTCGGCGCCTCCACCCTGCTGATCGCGGAGCGCGCGATGGAGAACGGGGCCCACCCGGCACGCGTGCATTATGCACGGATGGCCAGCCTGTTCGCGATCGGCCTGATCCACGCCTATCTGATCTGGGCGGGCGACATATTGACGCTTTACGCGTTGTGCGGCGCGTTGGTGTTCGCGGTGTGGCGCTGGCCGGCGCGATTGCTGGTGGGCGTCGCAGGCGCGTTGTTGCTGTGGCAACTCGCGTTCGGCGTGCTCGGTTATGTCGATACACGACGGTTCGAGGCAATCGCCGGCGCGCCCGAGGCAAGCGAGACGGTGCGTACGCAATGGGCGTCCTATCGCGCGGCGCTCGTCCCTGCACACCCATCCGCCGCACAGGAGATCGCCACCTATCGCGGGGATTGGCGCACGATCGCCCACGCCCGCGCGCGGGACGCTTTCTATCTCGAAACGCGGGTAATGCCGTCGATGCTGCCGGATACGCTCGGCCTGATGCTGCTGGGCATGGCATTGTTCCACACCGGCTTCTTCTCCGGAACATGGTCACGACGCGCCTATTGGGGGGTGGCGATCGGGGGATATGCCTTCACCATTCCGCTTTATATCGCGCTCGCCGGCTGGCTGACGCGCACGCGCTTCGATCCGATCGTGATGATCCTTAGCGAGCCGCTGCACCTCGCCCTGCTGCGGCCGTGGCAATCGATGGCGCATGCCGCGCTCGTCATCCTGTTGGTGACTTCCGGGCGGATCGGCTGGCTGACCACGCGGATCTCCGCCGCCGGGCGAATGGCTTTCAGCAATTATCTCGCCACCAGCGTGATCTGCACGTTTCTGTTTTACGGTTATGGCCTTGGCTGGTTCGGGCGGCTGGAGCGGTGGCAACTTTACCCGGTGGTGCTGGCGGTGTGGATCGCGATGCTGTCGTGGTCGCGGCCGTGGCTGGAGCGATTCGCTTACGGCCCATGCGAGTGGCTGTGGCGCAGCATGGCGCGCGGACGGTGGCAGCCATTCCGCCGGCGCGCCTGA
- a CDS encoding (2Fe-2S)-binding protein produces the protein MVVCVCNAIRESEVREAARTGSKTTCQAYRSLGRQPKCGQCVTFARAIIDQERAAA, from the coding sequence ATGGTCGTCTGCGTTTGCAATGCTATCCGTGAGAGTGAAGTGCGCGAAGCCGCGCGAACCGGATCGAAGACGACTTGCCAGGCCTATCGTTCGCTCGGGCGTCAGCCGAAATGCGGGCAGTGCGTTACGTTCGCGCGAGCCATTATCGATCAGGAACGCGCTGCTGCGTAA
- a CDS encoding tetratricopeptide repeat protein produces the protein MALTPQNNEAFLREVDEELRKDQALDFWRRYGRWLIAAIVGGLAVFAGFLIWQNQQQKRAEREGEQLQVAYDDLAAGKVDASAKSLAQLAQSKSDGYRASARFSQADIALRKDDLKGAAQQFAAIAEDQSIAKPFRDLALIRQTSAEFDTLKPEVVVSRLRGLAIAGNPYFGSAGELVAIAYLKQGRRDLAGQLFGQIAASEQVPPSIRQRAVQMAGVLEAGNAKTASGNEKAKQ, from the coding sequence TTGGCCCTGACGCCGCAAAATAACGAAGCGTTCCTGCGTGAAGTCGATGAAGAACTGCGCAAGGATCAGGCGCTCGATTTCTGGCGACGTTATGGCCGCTGGCTGATCGCTGCGATCGTCGGCGGGCTCGCGGTGTTCGCCGGTTTTCTGATCTGGCAGAACCAGCAGCAAAAGCGCGCGGAACGCGAGGGCGAGCAGCTTCAGGTTGCCTATGATGATCTCGCAGCCGGCAAGGTGGATGCCTCTGCCAAGTCGTTGGCGCAACTCGCCCAGTCGAAGTCGGATGGTTATCGCGCGTCAGCGCGCTTCAGCCAGGCCGACATCGCGCTGCGCAAGGACGATCTGAAGGGCGCGGCGCAACAGTTCGCCGCGATCGCGGAGGATCAGTCGATCGCGAAGCCGTTCCGCGATCTGGCGCTGATCCGTCAGACCAGCGCGGAATTCGATACGTTGAAGCCGGAAGTGGTGGTCAGCCGTCTGCGTGGGCTGGCGATCGCGGGCAATCCCTATTTCGGCAGTGCGGGCGAACTGGTCGCGATCGCCTATTTGAAGCAGGGGCGGCGCGATCTCGCCGGGCAATTGTTTGGGCAGATCGCGGCATCGGAGCAGGTGCCACCGTCGATCCGTCAACGCGCGGTTCAGATGGCCGGGGTATTGGAAGCGGGCAACGCGAAAACCGCGAGCGGCAACGAAAAGGCCAAGCAGTAA